GATGTCAGAGCAGCCGGTGGACCTGGTGGCGATGAGTCACGAAGGTCACCTGGTCTACGGCGAGACCGAGATCGACCTGATGCCGGAAGCGCCGCAGGAGCTGATGCTGTCACCGCAGGTCAGCGCCACCCGCGAAGCGGTGGTGGCGATTGGCGAAGCAGACCTGATCCTGATCGGCCCCGGCAGTTTCTACACCAGCCTGATGCCGGTGCTGCTGCTGCCGGAGATCGCTCAGGCGCTGCGCCGCACCCCGGCGCATATGGTGTGGATCGGCAACCTTGGCCGCGAACTCAGCCCGGCGGCGGCGGCGCTGAGCGTTAATGACAAACTGGCGGTAATGGAGAAGGCGATAGGCAGGGAGACGATCGATGCGCTGGTGGTCGGGCCGAAGGTCGACTGCAGCGAGGTGACAGGGCGGATCGTGATTAAACAGCCGCTGGAAGCCGGCGATATCGCCTATCGCCACGACCGCCAGCTGCTGCGCCTGGCGCTGGAGACGGCGGTACAGTCGCTGGGTGAAAACCACTGACGTTGCGCAGCCTGCCATTCGCGGCAGGCCAGCCTGAAGCGGACAGCCGGTGTCCGCCTCAGCCGGCATCAGGACGCGGCGATAAAC
This portion of the Erwinia sp. E602 genome encodes:
- the yvcK gene encoding uridine diphosphate-N-acetylglucosamine-binding protein YvcK yields the protein MRNRTLADLDRVVALGGGHGLGRVMSALSPLGSRLTGIVTTTDNGGSTGRIRRSEGGIAWGDMRNCLNQLIAEPSVASAMFEYRFNGNGELAGHNLGNLMLKALDHLSVRPLEAINLIRNLLKVDAFLIPMSEQPVDLVAMSHEGHLVYGETEIDLMPEAPQELMLSPQVSATREAVVAIGEADLILIGPGSFYTSLMPVLLLPEIAQALRRTPAHMVWIGNLGRELSPAAAALSVNDKLAVMEKAIGRETIDALVVGPKVDCSEVTGRIVIKQPLEAGDIAYRHDRQLLRLALETAVQSLGENH